Part of the Chloracidobacterium sp. genome is shown below.
GCGGGTGGGCGTGTCGGAGCGAGTCAGGCTGCGGGTGATGCCGTACGGGACGCGCGTCCATGTCATGCCGCCGGAAGCGTTGCGCAACACGGCGCGCCGCAAAGTCGCAGCCCTGTCAGCGTAAGACGGCACAGCCGACGCCACAACCACGCCCAACCCGCCGGGAGCGCCTTCATGAGATGTCACTTGCCGTCGCCAAAACCGTCAAAACACGCCGGCGTACACCTCGCGCCACGCCAACGCCATCCCCAGCGCCTCCAACCGAATCACGGTTGCCGGGTCATTGTATGTCTCTTCCTGCCATGCGTCGCCTTCCGCGACCCGATGCCAGTGCCACATGCGCGGCGACTCTGCATCCACCGCAAGGTAGTGCCGCAAGCTGGGAATGGCCTGATAGACGGCGAGCTTGTCTCCAAGGTCGCGCTCGGCCGTCGTCGCCGAAAGTACCTCCACCACCAGCGTCGGGTTGACCAGCGTATCCATCCCCCGCACCTTCTCCAACTGCGGCGCTCCGCAGAACACGCTCGCGTCGGGATAAACATAAGGCGGCTGTCCAGCCCGGTCAGCCAGCGGGTTGCGTACCGCCAAGTCGGCGGTGCGCGGACGACACTCGCCGCTGCGCAGCCCAACGAGCAACGCCTCCAGAATATTCATAATGATCTGAGCTTGCGCGGCGCTCCCACCCGACATGCAGACGATTTGACCGTGCCAGTATTCGTGCCGCTTGTCGGAGGCCAGCTCCAACGCGAAGTACTCCGCAAGCGAGTACGCCGCCGGTACGGGTTGTGAAACAGCCGACATCACCGCCTCCGCTAAAAAGCGACCAAGCGCAA
Proteins encoded:
- a CDS encoding Uma2 family endonuclease is translated as MSAVSQPVPAAYSLAEYFALELASDKRHEYWHGQIVCMSGGSAAQAQIIMNILEALLVGLRSGECRPRTADLAVRNPLADRAGQPPYVYPDASVFCGAPQLEKVRGMDTLVNPTLVVEVLSATTAERDLGDKLAVYQAIPSLRHYLAVDAESPRMWHWHRVAEGDAWQEETYNDPATVIRLEALGMALAWREVYAGVF